A part of Ziziphus jujuba cultivar Dongzao chromosome 8, ASM3175591v1 genomic DNA contains:
- the LOC125420497 gene encoding amino acid transporter AVT6C — protein sequence MSPAAGAHVPLLPEKKHQRSKSPSVSGAVFNVSTSIIGAGIMSIPATLKVLGVIPALLLIVIIAVLADISVDFLMRFTNSGESTTYAGVMRESFGPFGSVITQLCVIITNLGCLIMYLIIIGDVCSGNQREETVHLGVLQEWFGIHWWNSREFAILFTVVVVMLPLVLFRRVESLSFSSAIAVLLALVFVGISSVMAIVSIVQGKTQTPRLVPHLDQRTTFFDLFTAVPVIVTAFTFHFNVHPIGFELAKPSDMTKAVRISLLLCAALYSTIGLFGYLLFGESIASDILVNFDRSSDSAMGSLLNDVVRLSYALHLMLVFPLLNFSLRANIDEFLFPMKPLLASDTKRFVSLTLVLLLFSYLAAIAFPNIWYLLNFLGSTTAVCLAFIFPGAIALRDVHGISTTGDRIKAMTMVILAVVSSAIAISTNVYDMFGSKS from the exons ATGTCGCCGGCGGCGGGAGCTCATGTTCCGCTGCTGCCGGAGAAGAAGCATCAGCGGTCAAAGAGTCCGTCGGTGTCCGGCGCGGTGTTCAACGTGTCGACGAGCATAATTGGTGCCGGAATTATGTCAATCCCGGCGACCCTAAAGGTGCTAGGAGTAATACCAGCTCTGTTGCTGATTGTGATTATTGCAGTGCTAGCTGATATATCGGTGGACTTCTTGATGAGGTTTACGAATTCTGGCGAGTCCACCACCTATGCCGGTGTCATGAGGGAGTCGTTTGGGCCGTTTGGATCGGTGATCACGCAGCTCTGTGTTATAATTACTAATCTTGGCTGCTTGATTATGTACCTTATTATAATCG GTGATGTTTGTTCTGGGAATCAGCGTGAAGAAACAGTGCACTTGGGCGTTTTGCAAGAATGGTTTGGAATCCACTGGTGGAATTCTCGTGAATTCGCAATCTTATTCACTGTTGTAGTTGTCATGCTTCCATTGGTCTTGTTTCGCCGCGTAG AATCATTGAGCTTCAGTTCGGCTATAGCAGTTCTTCTTGCTTTAGTTTTTGTTGGAATTAGTTCTGTTATGGCCATAGTTTCAATTGTGCAAGGGAAAACCCAGACCCCGAGATTGGTACCTCATTTGGACCAGCGGACCACCTTCTTTGATCTATTCACTGCTGTCCCTGTAATTGTCACGGCCTTCACTTTTCATTTCAATG TTCATCCAATTGGTTTCGAGCTTGCGAAGCCTTCTGACATGACCAAAGCCGTTCGGATTTCGCTGCTGCTGTGTGCTGCACTCTATTCTACAATAGGCCTATTTGGGTACCTGCTGTTTGGAGAGTCGATCGCGTCTGATATCCTTGTGAACTTTGATAGAAGCTCTGATTCAGCGATGGGTTCACTGCTCAATGATGTAGTGCGATTAAGCTATGCACTTCATCTAATGCTGGTTTTCCCGCTGTTGAACTTCTCTTTAAGGGCAAACATTGATGAATTCCTCTTCCCCATGAAGCCCCTTTTGGCCTCTGATACTAAAAGATTTGTGTCCCTCACTCTTGTCCTTTTGCTCTTCTCTTACTTAGCAGCAATAGCATTCCCAAATATTTGGTATCTACTAAACTTTCTGGGTTCAACAACTGCAGTTTGCCTTGCCTTTATTTTTCCTGGTGCAATTGCTCTGAg GGATGTTCATGGTATATCTACAACAGGAGATAGGATCAAGGCGATGACGATGGTGATCCTGGCAGTAGTATCAAGCGCAATTGCCATTTCTACCAATGTATATGATATGTTTGGAAGCAagtcataa